The Actinocorallia herbida DNA window TAGGCGTACCAGGTGCACCAGACGTTGCCCGCACGCTGATCCGCGGAGCCCAGCCGCTCGGCGAGCTGCGCGGTGTAGTGACCGAACACCTCCGCCTCGGTGCCGTAGGCGAGGAACCATGGCGCGCCGTCGACCTCGCACCAGCCGACGAGGGTGTCGCGGTCGGCGGCGAGCCGGGGGGTGCCGAGCCCGAGCGAGCCCAGGAGCAGGACCCGTCCGTCGGGGCCCTGGAGCGCGGCGACCGCCGAGGAGTGGTGGCGGTGCGGATCATCCCAGACGGTGTCGTCGGCGGTCAGGCGGCGCCCGGGGTCGGCGATCCGCAAGGGGTCCTCGCTGAGGCGCCGCCAGCCGCACGGGCTCCAGGAGTTCTGACCGTGCCGGTAGAACAGGGCGTCGGCGAGACCGTGCAGGACCGCGACTCTGCCGGGAGGCAGGATCAGGCCACCGGTGACCGGCTCGGGCGGCTGCGCCCCGGTCTGCTCGACCGCGAACGTGCGGCCGGCCAGGTCGACGAGCAAAGGCATGGCACTCCTTCAAAACAGCGAACAGCGGTGACCGCCCGGCGGGCGCGAGGCCCACCGAGCGGGAAAGGCGGTGGAACGATCAGCCGAACAGGCCGTTGACCTGCTCGTTGGCCTTCTTCAGCGCAGACCCGGGCTCGTCCTGGCCGACGGCGACCGACTGCAGGGCGTCCTGGACGATCTGGCTGATCTCGGTGCCGTGCTCGGTGATCGGCAGCAGGAACGTCGCGCCGGGGGTCTTGGTGTAGTCGACGTACGCCTGCACCTCGTGGCCCTTGTCCTTGTGCGCGGCCAGCGCCTTCTCCGTCGCGGTCTTGATCGCGGGGAACACCACGGCGTTGGCGGCGACGAGGTCCTGGCACTCGGCGGAGCCGAGGAACTTGACCCACTTCCAGGCGGCGTCCTTGTGCTCGGTGCCCGCCCAGATCGCGTCGGAGAGGCCGTTGATCGCGCTCTTGCGCGAGCCGACCGGGCCGACGGGCAGCGGCGCGATCGCGAAGTCCTGCGCGGCGTCCTCACCGAGGTAGGTGTTGATCGTCCAGGAGCCGGCGATGGTCGTCGCGGCCTTGCCGGAGCCCATGATCGCGTCGATGCCGAGGGTCGACTGCTTGTCGAACCGGGTCGCGTAGCCCTTCTCCGTGATCGACTTGTACCAGGCGATGGTCTCGACGAGCTTGGGGTCGTCGTACTTGAACCGGGTGCCCCAGGGGTTCTTGTCCAGGTAGGTCCAGCCGTTGGCGGCGGCGAGCTCGCCCCAGCCGTTCTGGCCCTGGGAACCGTCGTTCCACTCCGGCTGGTAGCCGTGCACCTTGACGTGGTCCTTGTCGAAGGCCGGGTCCAGACCGTTGCGGCCCTTGTCGTCGATGGTCAGCCTGGCGATGAGCTGCTCGAAGGTGCCGCCGTCGGTGGGGTTCCAGGTGAGGTCGGCCAGCTCCTCGGGCTTGACGCCGGCCTTCTCCAGCATGTCGGCGTTGTAGACGATCGCCTCGGTGTCCCAGTCCTTGGGCAGGCCGTAGCGGGCGCCGTCCTTGGTCCACAGGTCGGCGAGACCGTCCTGGTACTGGGTGAGGTCGACCTTGTCGGCCTCGACGTAGGGCTGGATGTCGAGGATCTGCCCGCTGGAGACGAACTGCGGGTAGTAGGAGACCTGGTCGGTCCACACGTCGGGGGCGTCGCCGGCGGCCAGCTGGGTGGTCAGGTTCTGCCAGTACTGCGCCCACGCGTTCTGGGTGATCTTGATGGTGATGTCGGGGTTCGCGGTGTGGAAGGCATCGGCGCACTGCTGATAGGAGGCCAGCTGGTTGTCGTCCCACAGCCAGTAGTCCAGGGTGACGGGGCCGCTCTGCTTCTCGTCGCCGGAACCGCAGGCCGCGAGCGCCGTGCCCGCCAGCAACCCGCAGACCAGCGCGGTGCCGATGCGCTTTCTGTTGAACATCGAGGTCCTCTTCCAGGGGATGGGGCCGAGGGGCCAGAAAAAGTTCCCTCTTGCCTTGGTGGCTCTCTCGAATAATGATGTGGCTCATCGAAAATTTGTCAAGGGCAGCTCATAACGCGGCTCTGGCGAACATCCCCTGTGGAGGCTCCGATGGCCCATCGTCCGATCCCCCGGCACGTCCGGATCGCCGCCGTGGCCGCGCTGACCGCGCTCGCGACGGCCCTGCCCACCTCGGTCGCGGCGGCCTCCGCGCCTTCGGGCTGGCGGGCCCTGGCGGCCGCGGACGCGCCGGACACCAACCCCCTGGAGGGCTTCATCCCCTACTCCGGCTCGTACTCGACGTTCCCGCACTCGATGGAATGGTTCTACCTGCCGCTCGACGCGGTGATGACCGGCCCCGGCGCCTTCGACTGGACCGCCCTGGAAGACCAGCTCGACGCCATCGCCGCCCGCGGCCACCAGGCGGCCTTCCGGTTCTACCTGGACTACCCGGGCAAGCCCAGCGGCGTCCCGCAGTACCTGCTCGACGCGGGCCTGACCACCCACCCGTACGACGACTTCGGCAACAACGGCCAGAGCGTCTCCCCGGACTACGACGACCCCCGCCTCGTCGCCGCGCTCGACGAGTTCATCGCCGCCCTCGGCGCCGCCTACGACGGCGACCCCCGCGTCGGCTTCGTCCAGCTCGGTCTGCTCGGGTTCTGGGGCGAATGGCACACCTGGCCGCACAACGGCGACCCCGGCACCGAGAACTGGTTCGCCTCCCAGGCCGAGCAGGTCAGGATCCTGGACGCCTACGACGCGGCCTTCGACGAGACCCGGCTCATGGTCCGCTACCCGAGCACCGACAACGCGGCCCATGACATCGGCTACCACGACGACTCCTTCGCCTACTCCACGCTGCCGGGGACGGGCTGGCACTTCATGGACCTGATGCGGCAGGCCGGGACCACCGAGAAGTGGAAGGACGTCCCGGTCGCCGGCGAGCTGCGCCCCGAGCTCCAGGGCTGCCTGTTCGACCTGCCGATGGACTGCACGAGCGACGGCGACAACAACTTCGCCGACGGCGTCGCCCAGACACACGCCTCGTGGCTGCTGAACCACTACGCGTTCACCCCCGGCTACACCGGAGCCGCCTACGACAACGCGCTGGCCGCCGCGAAGTCCCTCGGCTACCGACTGCGGGTCAGCGCGATGCGGACCGGCGAGAGCCGCCGCGGCCTCACCGTCTCGATCCGGATGCGGGACGACGGCGTCGCGCCGTTCTCCTACGACTGGCCGCTCCAGCTCGCCGCCGTCGGCCGCGACGGGCGGGTCGCCAAGACCTGGACGACGTCCTGGAAGCTCACCGGCGTCCAGCCCGGCGCGCCCGTCGAGTTCTCCGCCGCCCTCCCGGACTCCGGCCTGCGCAAGGGCGAGTACA harbors:
- a CDS encoding ABC transporter substrate-binding protein; the encoded protein is MFNRKRIGTALVCGLLAGTALAACGSGDEKQSGPVTLDYWLWDDNQLASYQQCADAFHTANPDITIKITQNAWAQYWQNLTTQLAAGDAPDVWTDQVSYYPQFVSSGQILDIQPYVEADKVDLTQYQDGLADLWTKDGARYGLPKDWDTEAIVYNADMLEKAGVKPEELADLTWNPTDGGTFEQLIARLTIDDKGRNGLDPAFDKDHVKVHGYQPEWNDGSQGQNGWGELAAANGWTYLDKNPWGTRFKYDDPKLVETIAWYKSITEKGYATRFDKQSTLGIDAIMGSGKAATTIAGSWTINTYLGEDAAQDFAIAPLPVGPVGSRKSAINGLSDAIWAGTEHKDAAWKWVKFLGSAECQDLVAANAVVFPAIKTATEKALAAHKDKGHEVQAYVDYTKTPGATFLLPITEHGTEISQIVQDALQSVAVGQDEPGSALKKANEQVNGLFG
- a CDS encoding DUF4832 domain-containing protein is translated as MAHRPIPRHVRIAAVAALTALATALPTSVAAASAPSGWRALAAADAPDTNPLEGFIPYSGSYSTFPHSMEWFYLPLDAVMTGPGAFDWTALEDQLDAIAARGHQAAFRFYLDYPGKPSGVPQYLLDAGLTTHPYDDFGNNGQSVSPDYDDPRLVAALDEFIAALGAAYDGDPRVGFVQLGLLGFWGEWHTWPHNGDPGTENWFASQAEQVRILDAYDAAFDETRLMVRYPSTDNAAHDIGYHDDSFAYSTLPGTGWHFMDLMRQAGTTEKWKDVPVAGELRPELQGCLFDLPMDCTSDGDNNFADGVAQTHASWLLNHYAFTPGYTGAAYDNALAAAKSLGYRLRVSAMRTGESRRGLTVSIRMRDDGVAPFSYDWPLQLAAVGRDGRVAKTWTTSWKLTGVQPGAPVEFSAALPDSGLRKGEYTLVLRAANPLRGGVPLRFANAGQDTTLPGWLTLGRTRVS